The Pseudomonas azotoformans genome has a segment encoding these proteins:
- a CDS encoding ribosomal protein uL16 3-hydroxylase translates to MNPDIPLQLLGGITAREFLRDYWQKKPLLIRQAIPDFESPIDADELAGLALEEEVESRLVIEHGERPWELRRGPFAEDAFSTLPEREWTLLVQAVDQFVPEVAELLEQFRFLPSWRIDDVMISFAAPGGSVGPHFDNYDVFLLQAQGKRNWKIGQMCNSESPLLQHADLRILAEFEESAEWVLEPGDMLYLPPRLAHFGIAEDDCMTYSVGFRAPSAAEVLTHFTDFLSQYLTDEERYTDADAQPVSDPHQIQGDALDRLKSLLAEHMSDERMLLTWFGQFMTEPRYPELVAGEELGEEDFVNSLQDGAILVRNPSARMAWSEVDDDVLLFASGQSRYLPGKLRELLKLICAADALHAENLGPWLADEDGRDLLCELVKQGSLGFADE, encoded by the coding sequence ATGAATCCTGATATCCCTCTTCAACTTCTGGGCGGCATCACGGCACGGGAATTCCTGCGCGACTACTGGCAGAAAAAGCCGCTGCTGATCCGTCAGGCCATCCCTGATTTCGAAAGCCCGATCGACGCCGACGAGCTGGCCGGCCTGGCCCTGGAAGAAGAAGTCGAATCGCGCCTGGTGATCGAACACGGCGAGCGCCCGTGGGAATTGCGTCGCGGCCCGTTTGCTGAAGATGCCTTCAGCACGCTGCCTGAGCGCGAGTGGACCCTGCTGGTGCAGGCCGTCGACCAGTTCGTGCCGGAAGTGGCCGAACTGCTCGAGCAGTTCCGCTTCCTGCCAAGCTGGCGCATCGACGACGTGATGATCAGCTTCGCCGCGCCCGGTGGCAGCGTCGGTCCGCACTTCGACAACTACGATGTGTTCCTGCTGCAAGCCCAAGGCAAGCGCAACTGGAAGATCGGCCAGATGTGCAACTCCGAAAGCCCGCTGCTGCAGCACGCCGACCTGCGCATCCTCGCTGAATTCGAAGAAAGCGCCGAGTGGGTGCTGGAACCGGGCGACATGCTTTACCTGCCGCCGCGCCTGGCGCACTTCGGTATTGCCGAAGATGACTGCATGACCTATTCCGTAGGTTTCCGCGCCCCCAGCGCCGCTGAAGTGCTGACCCACTTCACCGACTTCCTCAGCCAGTACCTGACTGACGAAGAACGCTACACCGACGCCGACGCCCAGCCGGTCAGCGACCCGCACCAGATCCAGGGCGACGCGCTCGACCGCCTCAAGAGCCTGCTGGCCGAGCACATGAGCGATGAGCGCATGCTGCTGACCTGGTTCGGCCAGTTCATGACCGAACCGCGCTATCCTGAGCTGGTGGCCGGTGAAGAATTGGGCGAAGAGGATTTCGTCAACAGCCTGCAAGACGGCGCGATCCTGGTGCGCAACCCAAGCGCGCGCATGGCCTGGTCGGAAGTCGACGATGATGTGCTGCTGTTCGCCAGCGGCCAGAGCCGCTACCTGCCGGGCAAGCTGCGCGAACTGCTCAAGCTGATCTGCGCCGCCGACGCCCTGCACGCCGAAAACCTCGGCCCATGGCTGGCGGACGAAGACGGTCGCGACCTGCTGTGCGAATTGGTCAAGCAAGGAAGCCTGGGATTTGCCGATGAATAA
- the purB gene encoding adenylosuccinate lyase — protein sequence MQLSSLTAVSPVDGRYAGKTQALRPIFSEYGLIRARVLVEVRWLQRLAAHPAISEVPAFSAQANAVLNTLAENFSLEHAERVKEIERTTNHDVKAIEYLLKEQAAKLPELAQVSEFIHFACTSEDINNLSHALMLREGRDDVMLPLMRQTANAIRELAIRFADVPMLSRTHGQPASPTTLGKELANVVYRLERQITQVAAVPLLGKINGAVGNYNAHLSAYPEIDWEANARAFIEDELGLGFNPYTTQIEPHDYIAELFDAIARFNTILIDFDRDIWGYISLGYFKQRTIAGEIGSSTMPHKVNPIDFENSEGNLGIANALFQHLASKLPISRWQRDLTDSTVLRNLGVGFAHSVIAYEASLKGISKLELNEQKIAADLDACWEVLAEPIQTVMRRYNIENPYEKLKELTRGKGITSDALQTFIDGLDMPAAAKAELKLLTPANYIGNAVEQAKRI from the coding sequence ATGCAGCTCTCTTCGCTCACTGCGGTTTCCCCTGTTGACGGCCGCTACGCCGGCAAAACCCAGGCCCTGCGCCCTATTTTCAGTGAATACGGCCTGATCCGTGCTCGTGTTCTGGTTGAAGTGCGCTGGCTCCAGCGCCTGGCCGCTCATCCCGCCATCAGCGAAGTGCCGGCGTTCTCCGCGCAAGCCAACGCTGTGCTCAACACCCTGGCGGAAAACTTCTCCCTGGAGCACGCCGAGCGTGTGAAAGAGATCGAGCGCACCACCAACCACGACGTAAAAGCCATCGAATACCTGCTCAAAGAGCAAGCGGCCAAGCTGCCGGAACTGGCCCAGGTCAGCGAGTTCATCCACTTTGCCTGCACCAGCGAGGACATCAACAACCTGTCCCACGCCCTGATGCTGCGCGAAGGCCGTGATGACGTGATGCTGCCGCTGATGCGCCAGACTGCCAACGCCATCCGCGAACTGGCGATCCGTTTCGCCGACGTGCCAATGCTGTCGCGCACCCACGGCCAGCCGGCGTCGCCGACCACCCTGGGCAAAGAATTGGCCAACGTGGTGTACCGCCTGGAGCGTCAGATCACTCAAGTGGCGGCCGTGCCGCTGCTGGGCAAGATCAACGGCGCCGTAGGCAACTACAACGCCCACCTGTCGGCCTACCCTGAGATCGACTGGGAAGCCAACGCCCGCGCCTTCATCGAAGACGAGCTGGGCCTGGGCTTCAACCCGTACACCACGCAGATCGAACCGCACGACTACATCGCCGAGCTGTTCGACGCCATTGCGCGCTTCAACACCATCCTGATCGACTTCGATCGCGATATCTGGGGCTACATCTCCCTGGGCTACTTCAAGCAGCGCACCATTGCCGGTGAAATCGGTTCGTCGACCATGCCGCACAAGGTCAACCCGATCGACTTTGAAAACTCCGAAGGCAACCTCGGCATCGCCAACGCCCTGTTCCAGCACCTGGCCAGCAAGTTGCCGATCTCCCGCTGGCAGCGCGACCTGACCGACTCCACCGTACTGCGCAACCTCGGCGTGGGCTTCGCTCACAGCGTGATCGCGTACGAAGCCAGCCTCAAAGGCATCAGCAAACTTGAGCTCAATGAGCAGAAGATCGCCGCTGACCTGGACGCGTGCTGGGAAGTCCTGGCCGAGCCGATCCAGACCGTGATGCGCCGCTACAACATCGAGAATCCGTACGAAAAGCTGAAAGAGTTGACGCGCGGCAAGGGCATCACCTCTGACGCACTGCAAACTTTCATCGACGGCCTGGACATGCCAGCCGCGGCCAAGGCCGAGCTGAAACTACTGACCCCGGCCAACTACATCGGCAACGCTGTAGAGCAAGCCAAGCGCATCTGA
- the icd gene encoding NADP-dependent isocitrate dehydrogenase: MGYKKIQVPAVGDKITVNADHSLNVPDQPIIPYIEGDGIGVDISPVMIKVVDAAVEKAYGGKRKISWMEVYAGEKATQVYDQDTWLPQETLDAVKDYVLSIKGPLTTPVGGGIRSLNVALRQQLDLYVCLRPVRWFEGVPSPVKKPGDVDMTIFRENSEDIYAGIEWKAGSPEAIKVIKFLKEEMGVTKIRFDQDCGIGVKPVSKEGTKRLARKALQYVVDNDRDSLTIVHKGNIMKFTEGAFKEWAYEVAAEEFGATLLDGGPWMQFKNPKTGKNVVVKDAIADAMLQQILLRPAEYDVIATLNLNGDYLSDALAAEVGGIGIAPGANLSDTVAMFEATHGTAPKYAGKDQVNPGSLILSAEMMLRHMGWTEAADLIIKGTNGAISAKTVTYDFERLMDGAKLVSSSGFGEALISHM; encoded by the coding sequence ATGGGATACAAGAAGATTCAGGTTCCGGCAGTCGGCGACAAAATCACCGTCAATGCAGACCATTCTCTCAATGTTCCTGACCAACCGATCATCCCTTATATAGAAGGTGACGGTATCGGCGTCGACATCAGTCCGGTGATGATCAAGGTGGTCGACGCAGCTGTTGAAAAGGCCTACGGCGGCAAGCGCAAAATCTCCTGGATGGAGGTATATGCCGGCGAAAAGGCGACTCAAGTCTACGACCAGGACACCTGGCTGCCCCAGGAAACCCTGGATGCGGTCAAGGATTACGTGCTTTCCATCAAGGGGCCGCTGACCACTCCCGTCGGCGGCGGCATCCGCTCGCTGAACGTGGCCCTGCGCCAACAACTCGATCTATATGTGTGCCTGCGCCCGGTGCGTTGGTTCGAAGGCGTGCCCAGCCCGGTCAAGAAGCCGGGCGATGTGGACATGACCATCTTCCGTGAAAACTCCGAAGACATTTATGCCGGGATCGAGTGGAAGGCCGGTTCGCCCGAAGCGATCAAGGTGATCAAGTTCCTCAAGGAAGAAATGGGCGTGACCAAGATCCGTTTCGACCAGGATTGTGGGATTGGTGTGAAGCCCGTCTCCAAGGAAGGGACCAAGCGCCTGGCGCGTAAAGCCCTGCAATATGTAGTGGATAACGACCGCGACTCACTGACCATCGTGCACAAAGGCAACATCATGAAGTTCACCGAAGGTGCCTTCAAGGAATGGGCCTACGAAGTGGCGGCCGAAGAATTTGGCGCCACACTGCTCGACGGCGGCCCGTGGATGCAGTTCAAGAACCCGAAGACCGGCAAGAATGTGGTGGTCAAGGACGCCATTGCCGACGCCATGCTCCAGCAGATCCTGCTGCGTCCGGCCGAGTATGATGTGATCGCGACGCTTAACCTGAATGGTGATTACCTGTCTGACGCCTTGGCGGCGGAGGTGGGCGGTATCGGTATTGCGCCGGGCGCGAACCTGTCGGACACCGTGGCGATGTTCGAAGCTACCCACGGTACTGCGCCTAAATATGCGGGCAAGGATCAGGTGAATCCGGGATCGTTGATTCTGTCGGCCGAGATGATGTTGCGTCATATGGGCTGGACTGAGGCGGCGGATTTGATCATCAAGGGTACCAATGGCGCGATTTCGGCCAAGACTGTGACCTATGACTTCGAGCGCTTGATGGATGGCGCGAAGCTGGTGTCGTCGTCGGGCTTTGGTGAAGCATTGATTTCGCATATGTAA
- the cspD gene encoding cold shock domain-containing protein CspD, translating into MSGVKINGKVKWFNNAKGYGFVNEEGKTEDLFAHYSAIIMDGYKTLKAGQAVTFEIIQGPKGLHAVNIDTAKTEVTASPAARKSEVEKKQTA; encoded by the coding sequence ATGTCTGGCGTCAAGATCAATGGCAAGGTCAAGTGGTTCAACAATGCCAAGGGATATGGCTTTGTTAATGAAGAAGGGAAAACCGAGGACCTTTTTGCGCACTACTCAGCGATCATCATGGACGGGTACAAAACGCTGAAAGCGGGACAAGCGGTCACCTTTGAGATTATTCAAGGCCCCAAAGGGCTGCATGCCGTGAATATCGACACAGCAAAAACGGAAGTCACTGCCAGCCCAGCAGCACGCAAGAGCGAAGTAGAAAAGAAACAAACGGCGTGA
- a CDS encoding NUDIX hydrolase — protein sequence MTWQPHITVATIVEDNGRFLMVEELKGGRAVLNQPAGHLDPHETLTEAAVRETLEETGWDVEATGIVGIYLYTAPSNGVTYQRVCFIAKALKHHPDYQLDEGILRARWLTRDELMELRNDWRSELIIRCIDDYLAGQRHSLELIRPSL from the coding sequence ATGACCTGGCAACCCCACATCACCGTCGCCACTATCGTTGAGGACAACGGTCGCTTCCTCATGGTCGAGGAACTCAAGGGCGGCCGTGCCGTGCTCAACCAGCCCGCCGGCCACCTCGATCCGCATGAAACCCTCACGGAAGCCGCCGTGCGCGAAACCCTCGAGGAAACCGGCTGGGATGTCGAAGCCACCGGCATTGTCGGCATTTATCTCTACACCGCCCCCAGCAATGGCGTGACCTATCAACGGGTCTGCTTCATCGCCAAGGCCTTGAAACACCACCCAGACTATCAACTCGACGAAGGCATCCTCCGCGCCCGTTGGCTGACCCGTGACGAACTGATGGAACTGCGCAACGACTGGCGCAGCGAGCTGATCATCCGCTGTATCGATGATTATCTGGCCGGTCAGCGCCACAGCCTCGAATTGATCCGCCCTTCTCTTTAG
- a CDS encoding serine hydrolase domain-containing protein, protein MHRNHFQWLGWTTAIVLLTACAHHSHTYPHVQETIGDVQTMYDGKLSPDAAVSTFRNIDRLFPVRTIQAGGHPFALPRSSQPLGAVAFDYDGKHYSLDDYVTLNRVTGLLVIKNGQVVTERYEKGNTPASRWMSMSVAKSVTSTLVGAALQDGAIKSLDDKVTRYLPALAGSGYDQATVRQVLAMRSGVKWSEKYADPTSDRRMMLKLQTEQVPGSALKFMASLPSAATPGTRTNYSTGETQVLGQLVSAAVGKPLAQYLSEKIWAPYGMQTDANWWLDGPNGNEVGGSGISATLEDYGRFGQFVLSGGKAGEKQVLPKGWMSFASTTTGTDPAYGDFASMWWPAWTDASKADKAFTAAGIFGQFIYINPVQNVVIVVWQAQTKATGGEVIDDMVAFDAITKAAK, encoded by the coding sequence ATGCACCGAAATCACTTCCAATGGCTGGGCTGGACCACTGCAATAGTCCTGCTGACGGCCTGCGCGCACCACTCGCACACCTACCCTCACGTACAGGAGACCATTGGCGACGTGCAGACCATGTACGACGGCAAACTCAGCCCTGACGCCGCTGTCAGCACCTTTCGCAATATCGATCGCTTGTTCCCGGTGCGCACCATTCAAGCCGGAGGCCACCCCTTTGCGCTGCCACGCAGCAGCCAACCGCTCGGCGCCGTCGCATTCGACTACGACGGCAAACACTACAGCCTTGACGATTACGTCACCCTCAACCGGGTAACAGGCTTGCTGGTGATAAAAAACGGGCAAGTCGTTACTGAACGCTACGAAAAAGGCAACACACCGGCAAGCCGCTGGATGTCGATGTCAGTCGCCAAATCCGTTACCTCAACCCTTGTCGGCGCCGCACTGCAGGACGGCGCCATCAAAAGCCTTGATGACAAAGTGACCCGCTACCTGCCTGCTCTCGCAGGTAGCGGCTACGACCAGGCGACTGTACGCCAGGTCCTGGCCATGCGCTCCGGCGTCAAATGGAGTGAGAAGTACGCCGACCCCACCTCAGACCGACGCATGATGCTCAAGCTGCAAACCGAGCAAGTGCCGGGCTCTGCCCTCAAGTTCATGGCGAGCCTGCCCAGCGCGGCAACGCCTGGTACGCGCACCAACTACAGCACGGGCGAAACACAGGTCCTCGGCCAACTGGTCAGCGCCGCTGTGGGCAAACCGCTGGCGCAGTACCTGAGCGAGAAAATCTGGGCACCTTACGGCATGCAAACCGACGCCAACTGGTGGCTTGACGGCCCCAATGGCAACGAGGTGGGTGGTAGCGGCATCAGCGCAACGCTGGAAGATTACGGCCGCTTCGGGCAATTCGTCCTTAGCGGCGGCAAAGCCGGCGAGAAACAAGTGCTGCCCAAAGGCTGGATGAGCTTTGCCAGTACCACCACCGGCACCGACCCCGCATACGGCGACTTTGCCTCAATGTGGTGGCCCGCATGGACCGACGCCTCAAAGGCGGACAAAGCCTTCACTGCTGCGGGCATTTTCGGCCAGTTCATCTACATCAACCCCGTACAGAATGTGGTGATTGTTGTGTGGCAAGCACAAACCAAAGCCACCGGCGGTGAAGTCATCGACGACATGGTCGCCTTCGACGCCATCACCAAGGCCGCGAAGTAA
- the clpS gene encoding ATP-dependent Clp protease adapter ClpS, which yields MHANSQIRLTFNQDRPDQEHDDDGSAGIAVQEAKPALQAPPMYKVVLFNDDYTPMDFVVEVLEVFFNLNRELATKVMLAVHTEGRAVCGVFTRDIAETKAMQVNQYARESQHPLLCEIEKDG from the coding sequence ATGCATGCAAACAGCCAGATTCGACTAACATTCAATCAGGATCGACCGGATCAGGAACATGATGACGACGGTTCTGCAGGCATTGCTGTTCAGGAGGCCAAGCCTGCCTTACAGGCGCCGCCGATGTACAAGGTGGTTTTGTTCAATGATGACTACACACCGATGGATTTCGTGGTCGAAGTACTCGAGGTGTTTTTTAACCTGAACCGCGAGTTGGCGACCAAGGTAATGCTGGCCGTTCACACAGAAGGACGGGCAGTATGTGGAGTGTTTACCCGCGACATCGCCGAGACAAAGGCCATGCAGGTCAACCAGTACGCCAGGGAAAGCCAGCATCCGCTACTCTGTGAAATCGAGAAGGACGGTTAA
- the mnmA gene encoding tRNA 2-thiouridine(34) synthase MnmA: MRDPAPSDTQKKRVIVGMSGGVDSSVSAVLLMEQGYEVEGLFMKNWEEDDGTEYCTAMDDLADAQAVCDKIGIKLHTANFAAEYWDNVFEHFLAEYKAGRTPNPDILCNREIKFKAFLDYAMMLGADLIATGHYVRRRDIDGRTELLKGLDPNKDQSYFLHAVGGEQIAKTLFPVGELEKPEVRKIAEKHGLATAKKKDSTGICFIGERRFSDFLKQYLPAQPGEIHTTEGEVIGRHHGLMYHTIGQRQGLGIGGLKDAGEEPWYVLVKDLENNVLIVGQGNEHPLLFSGALLASEIYWVNPIDLSTPRRLTAKVRYRQSDQPCTLEKTATGYRATFDDPQRAVTPGQSVVFYDGEICLGGGVIEVAEAWSNPA, translated from the coding sequence ATGCGTGATCCAGCCCCTTCTGACACACAAAAGAAGCGCGTCATCGTCGGCATGTCCGGCGGCGTGGATTCTTCCGTTTCCGCCGTTCTGCTCATGGAGCAGGGTTATGAGGTGGAAGGCCTGTTCATGAAGAACTGGGAAGAAGACGATGGAACGGAATACTGCACCGCCATGGACGATCTGGCGGACGCCCAGGCCGTGTGCGACAAGATCGGTATCAAGCTGCACACCGCCAACTTCGCCGCCGAGTATTGGGACAACGTGTTCGAGCACTTCCTGGCCGAATACAAGGCCGGCCGCACGCCGAACCCGGACATCCTGTGCAACCGTGAAATCAAGTTCAAGGCATTCCTCGACTACGCCATGATGCTCGGCGCGGACCTGATTGCCACTGGCCACTATGTGCGCCGCCGCGATATCGATGGCCGTACCGAACTGCTCAAGGGCCTGGACCCGAACAAGGACCAGAGCTATTTCCTGCACGCCGTCGGCGGTGAACAGATCGCCAAGACCCTGTTCCCGGTGGGCGAGCTGGAAAAACCCGAAGTGCGCAAGATTGCCGAGAAACACGGCCTGGCCACCGCCAAGAAGAAGGATTCCACCGGGATCTGCTTTATCGGCGAGCGCCGCTTCAGCGACTTCCTCAAGCAGTACCTGCCAGCGCAACCGGGCGAAATCCACACCACCGAAGGTGAAGTCATCGGCCGTCACCATGGCCTGATGTATCACACCATCGGCCAACGCCAGGGCCTGGGCATCGGCGGCTTGAAAGACGCCGGTGAAGAGCCGTGGTACGTGCTGGTCAAGGACCTGGAAAACAACGTGCTGATCGTCGGCCAAGGCAACGAGCATCCACTGTTGTTCTCCGGCGCCCTGCTCGCTTCGGAAATCTATTGGGTCAACCCGATTGACCTGAGCACCCCGCGCCGCCTGACTGCCAAAGTGCGCTATCGCCAGAGCGACCAGCCCTGCACCCTGGAAAAAACCGCCACCGGCTACCGCGCCACCTTTGATGACCCGCAACGCGCGGTCACGCCTGGCCAGTCCGTGGTGTTCTACGACGGCGAAATCTGCCTGGGCGGCGGCGTGATTGAAGTGGCCGAAGCCTGGAGCAACCCGGCATGA
- a CDS encoding NADP-dependent isocitrate dehydrogenase, with product MPTRSKIIYTFTDEAPALATYSLLPIVEAFTASADIAVETRDISLAARILASFPEQLGAKAIPDHLAELGDLAVTPEANIIKLPNISASTPQLQAAIKELQAQGYALPDYPETVTTDAEKETRARYDKVKGSAVNPVLREGNSDRRAPLSVKNYARKHPHKMGAWAADSKSHIAHMNSGDFYGSEKAVQIEAADAVKIELIAQDGTATVLKEKTSVQAGEIIDTAVLSKKALRAFIAAEIEDAKQQGVLLSVHLKATMMKVSDPIMFGQIVAEFYKDALAKHAVVLEQIGFNLNNGIGDLYARIKALPADQQAQIEADIQAVYAARPSLAMVNSDKGITNLHVPSDVIVDASMPAMIRDSGKMWGTDGQLHDTKAVIPDRCYATIYQAVIEDCKANGAFDPTTMGSVPNVGLMAKKAEEYGSHDKTFQIKADGVVRVTDSKGNLLMEQKVEAGDIFRMCQTKDAPIQDWVKLAVNRARASNTPAIFWLDPKRAHDGVVVEKVQAYLKDHNTEGLDIRIMSPVDAMKFTLERTRKGLDTISVTGNVLRDYLTDLFPIMELGTSAKMLSIVPLMNGGGLFETGAGGSAPKHVQQLVEENFLRWDSLGEFLALAASLEHLGVTYNNPKALVLSKTLDQATGQFLDNNKSPSRKVGNIDNRGSHFYLALYWAQALAAQTEDTALQAQFGELAKTLTANEATIVAELNAVQGKPVDIGGYYAPNPELTSKAMRPSNTLNAAIAALV from the coding sequence ATGCCCACCCGCTCGAAGATCATCTACACCTTCACCGACGAAGCCCCGGCCCTCGCCACCTATTCACTGCTGCCTATCGTAGAGGCCTTCACCGCTTCCGCTGATATTGCCGTGGAAACCCGCGACATCTCCCTCGCCGCGCGCATCCTCGCAAGCTTCCCCGAGCAACTGGGCGCCAAGGCTATCCCGGACCACCTCGCCGAACTGGGCGACCTGGCCGTTACGCCTGAAGCCAACATCATCAAGCTGCCTAACATCAGCGCCTCGACCCCGCAGCTGCAAGCCGCGATCAAGGAACTGCAGGCCCAGGGCTACGCCCTGCCGGACTACCCGGAAACCGTAACCACCGACGCGGAAAAAGAAACCCGTGCACGTTACGACAAGGTCAAGGGCAGCGCCGTGAACCCGGTACTGCGCGAAGGCAACTCCGACCGCCGCGCACCGCTGTCGGTCAAGAACTACGCACGCAAGCACCCGCACAAGATGGGCGCCTGGGCTGCCGACTCCAAGTCGCACATCGCCCACATGAACAGTGGCGATTTCTACGGCAGCGAAAAAGCCGTGCAGATCGAAGCCGCTGACGCTGTCAAAATCGAGCTGATCGCTCAAGACGGCACCGCGACTGTCCTGAAAGAAAAGACTTCGGTACAGGCCGGCGAAATCATCGACACCGCCGTATTGAGCAAGAAAGCCCTGCGCGCGTTCATCGCCGCTGAAATCGAAGACGCCAAGCAACAAGGCGTACTCCTGTCGGTTCACCTGAAAGCCACCATGATGAAGGTCTCCGACCCGATCATGTTCGGCCAGATCGTTGCCGAGTTCTATAAAGACGCCCTGGCCAAGCACGCTGTCGTGCTGGAGCAGATCGGCTTCAACCTGAACAACGGCATCGGCGACCTGTACGCTCGCATCAAGGCCCTGCCGGCCGACCAGCAAGCGCAGATCGAAGCCGACATCCAGGCGGTCTACGCCGCTCGCCCTTCCCTGGCGATGGTCAACTCCGACAAAGGCATCACCAACCTGCACGTGCCGAGCGACGTCATCGTCGACGCCTCGATGCCCGCCATGATCCGTGACTCCGGCAAGATGTGGGGCACCGACGGCCAGCTGCACGACACCAAGGCCGTGATCCCGGATCGCTGCTACGCCACCATCTACCAAGCCGTCATCGAAGACTGCAAGGCCAATGGCGCGTTCGACCCAACCACCATGGGCAGCGTGCCAAACGTTGGCCTGATGGCGAAGAAAGCCGAAGAGTACGGCTCCCACGACAAGACCTTCCAGATCAAGGCTGACGGCGTAGTCCGCGTCACCGACAGCAAGGGCAACCTGCTGATGGAACAGAAAGTCGAAGCCGGCGACATCTTCCGCATGTGCCAGACCAAAGACGCGCCGATCCAGGACTGGGTCAAACTGGCCGTCAACCGTGCCCGCGCCAGCAACACCCCGGCTATTTTCTGGCTGGACCCTAAGCGTGCTCACGACGGCGTCGTGGTCGAGAAAGTTCAGGCTTACCTGAAAGACCACAACACCGAAGGCCTGGACATCCGCATCATGTCGCCGGTCGACGCGATGAAGTTCACCCTGGAGCGCACCCGCAAGGGCCTGGACACCATCTCGGTGACCGGTAACGTGCTGCGCGACTACCTGACCGACCTGTTCCCGATCATGGAACTGGGCACCAGCGCCAAGATGCTGTCCATCGTGCCGCTGATGAACGGCGGCGGCCTGTTCGAAACCGGCGCCGGCGGTTCGGCTCCGAAACACGTGCAGCAGCTGGTGGAAGAAAACTTCCTGCGCTGGGATTCCCTGGGCGAGTTCCTGGCCCTGGCCGCGTCCCTTGAGCATTTGGGTGTGACGTACAACAACCCGAAAGCCCTGGTACTGTCCAAGACCCTGGACCAGGCCACCGGCCAGTTCCTCGACAACAACAAGTCGCCATCGCGCAAAGTCGGCAACATCGACAACCGCGGCAGCCACTTCTACCTGGCGTTGTACTGGGCTCAAGCCCTGGCCGCCCAGACCGAAGACACTGCACTGCAAGCGCAGTTTGGCGAACTGGCAAAAACCCTGACCGCGAACGAAGCGACCATCGTCGCTGAGCTCAACGCAGTACAGGGCAAGCCAGTGGACATCGGTGGCTACTACGCGCCGAACCCGGAGCTGACCAGCAAGGCCATGCGCCCAAGCAACACGCTCAATGCGGCGATTGCTGCACTGGTGTGA
- a CDS encoding GNAT family N-acetyltransferase, translated as MNKIHVSVADWQKDIAEIRRIREAVFIAEQSVPPELEWDADDAGAVHFLAFEGDFPIGTARLLPSGEIGRVSVLKDWRGLKVGDKLMEAVIGVAEKRGQTRQFLSAQVYAAPFYERLGFKIVSDEFLEVGIPHVDMVRGD; from the coding sequence ATGAATAAGATTCACGTAAGTGTCGCGGACTGGCAAAAGGATATCGCTGAGATTCGGCGCATTCGTGAAGCGGTGTTTATCGCTGAACAATCGGTTCCGCCAGAGCTGGAGTGGGACGCGGACGACGCCGGCGCTGTGCATTTCCTTGCATTCGAAGGTGATTTTCCGATTGGCACCGCGCGCCTGCTGCCCAGTGGCGAGATCGGACGTGTGTCGGTACTCAAGGACTGGCGCGGACTGAAGGTCGGCGACAAGCTGATGGAAGCGGTGATCGGCGTGGCCGAGAAGCGCGGCCAGACCAGGCAGTTCCTGAGCGCACAGGTTTATGCAGCGCCGTTCTATGAGCGACTGGGCTTCAAGATCGTCAGTGACGAATTCCTTGAAGTCGGGATTCCGCATGTGGACATGGTGCGCGGCGACTGA
- the hflD gene encoding high frequency lysogenization protein HflD, with the protein MSPTQEQLTALGGVFLAAVLVDKIAKTGQVTEAGLTCMLGSLLIRDPKDTLEVYGGDDIALREGYRALIGALERDPSTLQREPLRYALSMLGLERQLAKRDDLLEVIGKRLPQIQSQVEHFGPAHENVIAACGALYQDTLSTLRQRIQVHGDMRNLQQPNNASKIRALLLAGIRSARLWRQLGGHRWQLVISRRKLLKELYPLMRNE; encoded by the coding sequence ATGAGCCCGACCCAGGAGCAATTGACGGCACTCGGCGGGGTTTTCCTCGCCGCTGTCTTGGTGGACAAGATCGCCAAGACCGGCCAGGTCACCGAGGCGGGCCTGACCTGCATGCTCGGCAGCCTGCTGATCCGCGACCCCAAGGACACCCTGGAAGTCTACGGCGGCGACGATATCGCGCTGCGTGAAGGTTACCGCGCGCTGATCGGCGCCCTGGAGCGCGACCCAAGCACGTTGCAGCGCGAGCCGTTGCGCTATGCCTTGTCAATGCTTGGCCTTGAGCGTCAGTTGGCCAAGCGCGACGACCTGCTGGAGGTCATCGGCAAGCGTTTGCCACAGATTCAATCCCAGGTGGAACACTTCGGCCCGGCCCACGAAAACGTGATCGCGGCCTGTGGCGCGCTGTACCAGGACACCCTGAGCACCTTGCGCCAACGCATCCAGGTGCACGGCGACATGCGCAACCTGCAGCAACCGAACAACGCCTCGAAAATCCGTGCACTGCTCCTGGCCGGTATTCGTTCGGCGCGATTGTGGCGTCAGTTGGGCGGTCATCGTTGGCAGTTGGTGATCAGCCGCCGCAAATTGCTCAAAGAGCTTTACCCGTTGATGCGCAACGAATAA